The stretch of DNA ATGAGCAAGAGCACGATGCAGCGGACGCTGCGCGCCCTCGAAGCGGCGGGGTGGATCCGACCGGCGGGCGGCCGTAACGACGGATGGGTCCTCACCGCCAAACCGATCGACTTGTCGCGGTACGTCGCGGCCGACACGGGCCTGCGCAGGCACACCCGTTCGGCGATGGCTGCCCTGCGCGACGAGACGGGCGAGTCCGTGCACCTGGCCGTCCGGGAGGGCACCGAGGTCGTGGTCGTCGAGGTGGAGGAGTCGTCCAGCCCGGTGCGCATCTACTGGCCGGCGGGCACGCGGTCGGCGTGCCACGCCTCCGCCAACGGGAAGGCGATACTCTCCCGCCTGCCACCCGATGAGGTCGACGATCTCCTCACCGACGACCTGCCCGGCTTCACTCCGCTGACGATCACCGCGCGGGCGGCGCTGCTCGACGAATTGAGCCTCGTGCGCGAGCGCGGGTTCGCCGTCGCGGAGGGCGAACTGCGCGACGACATCGCCTCGGTCGCGTCGCCGATCCTCGGCAAGGCGGGCGCACCGCTCGGATCGATCTCGGTCTTCCTCCCCCGCCATCGGCTCGCCGACGGCGACGTCGACAGGTTGGGGCGCGCCACTCGCATCGCTGCGACGACGATCACCGAGAGTCTGCGGGCGTGAGGTCGTCGGACCGTCGCCGGTCGGCGCGGCGCGTCTCCCGTCGCTTCAGCGCACGACGGCATGGTTCTTCGACGAACGTGTAGCTCGCCGCCGAGACGCCGACGGTGACGATCACGGTCAGCACCCAGACGCCGACGAACCGGCCGTCGAACGCGGGGATCCCGAACAGGCCGAAGACGACCGTCAGCACCGCGACATGCCAGATGAAGATGCCGTACGACCACCGTCCCAGAGCCGCCATGATCGCGGAGTCGAGAAGGCGAAACGGGCCGTCGCGCAGGACGAGAGGGGCCAGGATCGCATAGGCGCCGACAGCGCCGAGAAACATCTTCGCGGCGTACTGCGGGTCGCTCATGGGAGCCAGTCCCACCGGACCCGCCAGCGGAGTGCACGCGAGGCCGTAGGCGATCACCAGAACGGCCAACATCAGCGGTCGATTGGTCGACCATCGGATCACCCGCGACGGTTCGGCGACGCGCCCGGCCTCGACCGCGGCGACGATCTCGGCCAGCACCAGACCGGCGGCGAACCACGGCAGATGCCCGAACACCCAGTTCTGGCCTTCCACTCCGTCGGGGAGCGGCAGCAGCTCCGCGACCCATGCCCAGCCGAGACTGAGCGCGCTGACGCCGAGAATCACCGGGATCCGATGCCGGGCGCGCGCGCCGCGCACCGCGCTCAGCACGTAGCCGATGAGCGGAAGCAGCAGGTAGAACGCGACTTCGACGGACAGGCTCCACATCTGCGTGAGACCGGGCGCCAGGGTGAGCGGCACGAACACCTGCGTCAGCGTCAGGTTGGCGATCCAGACGGTCGGCGACGCGTCGCGCGCCTGCGGCAGCAGGGCCAGGACCGCCACGACCACGATCGCGTAGGCGGGCCAGATCCGGACGAAGCGGTGACGGAAGTAGCGACGGACGCCCGGTGGATCGCCCTGCCCGCGTGCCGCGCTCGCGTACGGACGCCACAGCAGGAATCCGCTCAACGCGAAGAAGAGCGCGACGGCCAGATCGAGCCTCCCCAGAACCGGACCGATCACCGGCCAGTGCAGGGATCGCGTCTGGAACGCCACGTGCGTGGTGAGGACGCCCAGGGCGGCGACCGCGCGCATCCCCTCGAGCTGCGGATAGAACCGCCGGGGCGGCGGTGTCGCAGTCGTCGTGTCCTGGCCCGTCATAACGGCGTCCAATGTACTCACCGCGGCCGCGCCGTCTGCACCGAAACGAATCGGGTGCTCCCGACGAGACACCGTGCCGGAGAAGTGCCGGATTCGTCTCGCACCCTCTGCCGATAAAGTCGACGGCATGGCCGAGACCCCCTCACCGCGTCTGCGCGCACGCGATCTGCTGGCGCCGACCGCGTTCTTTCTCGGGGCCTTGCTGATCGCGGCGGCGATCGCGGTCGGCCCGGTGATCGGTTCGGGGCTCAAGAAGATCCCCCTCGACGTCGATCAGACCTGGGTCGCCGACGGCTCGGACGGATCGCGGGTGCTCGACAGGTGTTCGATCGACAGCCCGCACGCACGGGTCCTGCCCGCACAGGTGCAGCAGCGGCGCCGCATCGTCGTGGTGCGCCCCGCCGACTCCGACCTGGTGACGTTGCAGGCGGGGACCTCGCTGGGAGTGAGCGAGTATCAGGTGGACGGCGCCTCGGTCGACGCCGAGAAGGTCTGCGCGGAGGAGACCCTCTCCGCGGTCATCGACCGCGTGAGCATCGACCGCCGCAGCGCGCTGCCGACCGGCAGCCCCTCGGAGATCCAGTACGACGACAAGAAGGGAGCGGTGCAGCTGCCCGACCGGACCGGGTACACCTACCTGCTGCCGTTCGAGTTCGCCGACTCCGACGCCTCCTATTTCGACGTCGTGAGCCGATCCGCGGTCCCGTTGAAGAACGCGGGCACCGAGACCGTCGCAGGCCGAGACACCGTGCATTTCACGGCCGCCGTCGACGATGCCGACCTGTCGCGCTACGACTCCCGCGCCGTGCTCACTCGTCCCGCCTCGTGGTTCGGAACGTTCCCGGGGGTGCGCCCCGACGACGAGCTGACGGCGACGCTGCACTACAGCGCCGCACGCGACCTCTACGTCGACGAGACCACCGGAGTCGTGATCGACGAGCGGGTCCGGCTCGTCGAGGAGTACCGCTTCGCGCCCGACGTCGCCGCACGCTCGCCCGAGCTCGCCGACTTCCGACTCACCAACGTCGACACGACGCTGCGCGGCGACCGGCAGAGTCTCACCGACGCCGCCGCTGCCGCGTCGTCACGCGACTGGCCGGTCACCGCGACGACGGTCATCGCGCCGATCGTGCTCGGGCTGATCGGGGTCGCGGCGCTCACGGTCGGCGTGGCGGTGACCCTGCGCGATCGACGGCGCGGGCTACCCGACGGCTCTCATCCAGGCCCAGGTGCCGATCACCGCGGCTGACGCACACGCCGCGGCGATCGCCGCCAGACCGAGCACCGAATCGGCGACGCTCACGATGAGCACCACCTCGACGATGAGCACGGCGAAGGCGGGAGCGGCTCCCCGCGCGCTGTTGCGGGCGATCGCGGCGAGCAGCATCACCTGCAGCACCGCCAACAGCGAACCGGTGAGCGCGAACAGCCACATCCAGCCCGCGACGGGCCGGTAGTCGTCGGAGATCACCGCCGGCACCAGCGGCCCGCAGGCGACGGCCGCGACGGTCACCGCGCACCCGATGCCCGCCAGAACCGTCACCGCTCGGCGCAGTGCGACGGCCGACCGGACCGGGTCCGCGAGCCGCGGAAACACGACCACGCCGATGGCCTGCGGCAGCCAGAACGCGGCCTTCGTCGCGACGGCGCCCAAGGCGTAGACCCCGGCGTCGTCGGCCGACAGCACCGACCGAGACAGCAGCAGGTCCACCGAGACGGCGACGATCATGACGAACTGCACACTCGACGCGGACAGCACGTCGCCCATCCCGATGCGGGCGGCGCCAGACCCCGACCCCGCTCGATCGGCACGAGAGTCCGCGGCGAGCACCGCCACCACGATCGCCGCGACGACGCTCCCGATCGTCC from Gordonia humi encodes:
- a CDS encoding IclR family transcriptional regulator, producing the protein MQQTVVTALRVLDEVAKHQPAGVSDLAARMDMSKSTMQRTLRALEAAGWIRPAGGRNDGWVLTAKPIDLSRYVAADTGLRRHTRSAMAALRDETGESVHLAVREGTEVVVVEVEESSSPVRIYWPAGTRSACHASANGKAILSRLPPDEVDDLLTDDLPGFTPLTITARAALLDELSLVRERGFAVAEGELRDDIASVASPILGKAGAPLGSISVFLPRHRLADGDVDRLGRATRIAATTITESLRA
- a CDS encoding acyltransferase family protein — protein: MTGQDTTTATPPPRRFYPQLEGMRAVAALGVLTTHVAFQTRSLHWPVIGPVLGRLDLAVALFFALSGFLLWRPYASAARGQGDPPGVRRYFRHRFVRIWPAYAIVVVAVLALLPQARDASPTVWIANLTLTQVFVPLTLAPGLTQMWSLSVEVAFYLLLPLIGYVLSAVRGARARHRIPVILGVSALSLGWAWVAELLPLPDGVEGQNWVFGHLPWFAAGLVLAEIVAAVEAGRVAEPSRVIRWSTNRPLMLAVLVIAYGLACTPLAGPVGLAPMSDPQYAAKMFLGAVGAYAILAPLVLRDGPFRLLDSAIMAALGRWSYGIFIWHVAVLTVVFGLFGIPAFDGRFVGVWVLTVIVTVGVSAASYTFVEEPCRRALKRRETRRADRRRSDDLTPADSR
- a CDS encoding porin PorA family protein, coding for MAETPSPRLRARDLLAPTAFFLGALLIAAAIAVGPVIGSGLKKIPLDVDQTWVADGSDGSRVLDRCSIDSPHARVLPAQVQQRRRIVVVRPADSDLVTLQAGTSLGVSEYQVDGASVDAEKVCAEETLSAVIDRVSIDRRSALPTGSPSEIQYDDKKGAVQLPDRTGYTYLLPFEFADSDASYFDVVSRSAVPLKNAGTETVAGRDTVHFTAAVDDADLSRYDSRAVLTRPASWFGTFPGVRPDDELTATLHYSAARDLYVDETTGVVIDERVRLVEEYRFAPDVAARSPELADFRLTNVDTTLRGDRQSLTDAAAAASSRDWPVTATTVIAPIVLGLIGVAALTVGVAVTLRDRRRGLPDGSHPGPGADHRG
- a CDS encoding polysaccharide biosynthesis protein, with product MTTTARGTTVRALGAVTVGTLLANLLAYVVQVPASRVLGPDGFGQFSVLNAAMLVLSVPALAVQAVVAREVVKGTSRRRLWRLIGLVGVVVAVGSAVGVVVMMPLAHTSWATTLAALAGAAPLAVIAGGQGFLQGEGRFGLLGGVLAGVGVAKSAPIIAAIAFGAGPTGALAAGTIGSVVAAIVVAVLAADSRADRAGSGSGAARIGMGDVLSASSVQFVMIVAVSVDLLLSRSVLSADDAGVYALGAVATKAAFWLPQAIGVVVFPRLADPVRSAVALRRAVTVLAGIGCAVTVAAVACGPLVPAVISDDYRPVAGWMWLFALTGSLLAVLQVMLLAAIARNSARGAAPAFAVLIVEVVLIVSVADSVLGLAAIAAACASAAVIGTWAWMRAVG